From Phycisphaeraceae bacterium, a single genomic window includes:
- a CDS encoding S8 family serine peptidase: protein MQLSRGRKSDRFMVRGASINRTTAGVWFGLEPLESRTLLSSTLPGSEELAGAVSVADVTPSPATGIAAANWIVSLGSAADVDLVTGLDFSSLGLSAAPQFESLGGSGLYRLSTNEQISQSALTSLFEGVPSFRYLEADHKLFVDVVPDDTSFSVLYALNNTGQSNGTLDADIDAPEAWDITTGSNTIVIAVLDTGIDLTHPDLAANIWTNPGEIPGDGIDNDANGYIDDVNGWDFKNNDNNPTDDQHHGTHVSGTLAGIGNNNNGVTGIAWNVKIMPLKFLGSDGLGVASDAVKALNYVAMMKQRGVNILVTNNSWGGDENTQALYDAIATQRDLGILFVAAAGNLNQNSDLTPYYPASYDLTNIISVASTDRNDSKSSFSNWGPVGTDLAAPGTSIYSTSPVSSYRTLSGTSMAVPLVSGVAALAYAAKPTATWQEVKSAILDSVDPIPQYAGLTVTGGRLNARATLETILGLPNLEPILATLAGSVSTLNAGDPLSLTATGAQDPDGVVSKVEFYHDTNSNGLFDAGSDELLGSDSSGSDGWTINVNTAGLPDGSNTFFARSVDEHNLAGVPLTTTVNVNATGVTPGYIQDAGPDGLVVIEAEEFDANSSASGSSWSAISDPSYAGGVAMQATPNTGFGVYSNVAATSPRLSFNVYFNRTGTHYLWIRGAGASLQDDSVHAGLDGVVQPALDNLNGFKSLGWYHKSNSTVAVVNVATVGLHTIDLYMREDGFVADRILLTSNSAYTPTGSGPASSPRTTTGGGNQPPSVGDLSVSPDPATVGTTLTLTATGVTDPDGTVTRVDFYRDDGDGVLNTSSDVLVGSDTNGADGWSATASTSGLSSGSYLYFARAEDNGSASGSVSTSHTLEQESGGPPAYQESGGQVTIETEIFDGVVSRSGATWAMVSSGSYSGGFAMQATPNTGFGVYSNIAATSPQLDYRVNFTTTGVYYIWVRGRGATQSDDSVHLGLDGVVASTSDNIAGFNNSLGWSRSTMDKAVATIQVTTPGLHTVNLYMREDGFIMDKLVLTTDSGFTPTGSGPASSPRTTTGGSEASEVMTVSDRFWAALAALRERKKKAVWWD from the coding sequence ATGCAGTTGAGTCGAGGCCGTAAATCTGACCGCTTCATGGTCCGAGGCGCAAGTATCAACCGTACTACGGCTGGAGTGTGGTTTGGTCTCGAACCGCTGGAGTCGAGGACACTGCTCAGCTCGACGCTGCCCGGCTCTGAAGAACTCGCCGGTGCCGTATCGGTTGCTGATGTCACGCCATCTCCCGCCACTGGTATTGCGGCTGCGAACTGGATTGTCAGTCTTGGTTCCGCTGCGGATGTCGATCTGGTCACCGGCCTTGATTTTTCTTCCTTAGGCCTCTCCGCTGCACCACAATTTGAATCACTCGGCGGGTCGGGCCTTTATCGGCTCAGTACGAACGAGCAGATCTCGCAGTCTGCACTGACCTCGCTGTTTGAGGGTGTGCCTTCGTTCCGCTACCTCGAAGCGGACCACAAACTCTTTGTCGATGTCGTTCCCGACGACACGAGCTTCAGCGTCCTTTATGCCCTGAATAACACCGGCCAGTCGAACGGTACGCTTGATGCGGATATCGACGCCCCCGAAGCCTGGGACATTACGACTGGCAGCAATACCATCGTCATCGCGGTCTTGGACACCGGCATTGATCTGACACACCCGGACCTTGCAGCCAACATTTGGACCAATCCCGGCGAAATTCCGGGAGATGGAATCGACAACGACGCGAACGGCTACATCGACGATGTGAACGGCTGGGATTTCAAGAACAACGACAATAACCCCACCGACGATCAGCACCACGGCACACACGTATCCGGCACGCTCGCTGGTATCGGCAACAATAACAACGGCGTTACGGGCATCGCATGGAACGTGAAAATCATGCCTCTCAAGTTCCTCGGCAGCGACGGGTTGGGGGTCGCTTCCGATGCGGTCAAGGCGCTCAATTACGTCGCGATGATGAAGCAACGGGGCGTGAACATTCTTGTCACCAATAATTCATGGGGTGGCGATGAAAATACGCAGGCGTTGTATGACGCCATTGCCACTCAACGTGACCTGGGCATTCTGTTCGTTGCCGCAGCCGGCAATCTCAATCAGAACTCGGACCTCACGCCGTATTACCCGGCGTCCTATGATCTGACGAACATTATTTCTGTTGCTTCGACCGACAGGAATGATTCGAAATCGTCATTCTCAAATTGGGGGCCGGTAGGTACCGATCTGGCGGCTCCGGGTACCAGCATTTACAGTACGTCGCCTGTTTCCTCGTACCGCACGCTCAGCGGTACGTCGATGGCAGTTCCATTAGTCTCAGGTGTCGCTGCGCTGGCATATGCAGCCAAGCCCACCGCTACCTGGCAGGAAGTCAAGAGTGCGATCCTGGATTCCGTCGATCCAATACCTCAATACGCGGGATTGACGGTTACCGGCGGACGGCTCAATGCGCGGGCAACACTGGAAACGATCCTTGGTCTACCGAATCTGGAGCCGATACTCGCAACCTTAGCTGGCAGTGTTTCCACGCTCAATGCGGGTGATCCGTTGTCGTTGACAGCCACCGGTGCGCAGGATCCGGACGGAGTGGTGTCGAAGGTCGAGTTCTACCACGACACCAACAGCAACGGGCTTTTCGATGCAGGGTCGGATGAGCTGCTCGGAAGCGACAGTTCAGGATCGGATGGCTGGACGATCAACGTCAACACGGCCGGCCTGCCCGATGGGTCGAACACCTTTTTTGCCCGCAGTGTTGATGAGCACAACCTTGCAGGCGTTCCGCTGACTACGACTGTCAACGTGAATGCCACGGGTGTTACGCCTGGATACATCCAGGATGCCGGCCCGGATGGATTGGTAGTCATCGAAGCGGAAGAGTTTGATGCGAACAGCAGCGCGAGCGGCAGTTCGTGGAGCGCGATCTCCGATCCGTCTTATGCCGGCGGAGTCGCGATGCAGGCGACGCCGAACACGGGTTTTGGTGTTTACTCAAACGTCGCGGCGACGAGTCCGCGACTGAGCTTCAATGTTTACTTCAACCGCACGGGCACGCATTACCTGTGGATTCGTGGCGCGGGGGCGAGCCTTCAGGATGACTCGGTTCATGCGGGGCTGGATGGCGTAGTGCAGCCGGCTCTGGACAACCTTAACGGGTTTAAGAGTCTGGGCTGGTATCACAAGAGCAACAGTACCGTCGCGGTGGTGAATGTCGCCACCGTGGGGTTACACACGATCGATCTTTACATGCGTGAAGACGGCTTTGTGGCTGACAGGATTCTTCTGACCAGCAATTCGGCATACACCCCGACGGGTTCTGGTCCTGCGTCGAGTCCTCGTACCACGACGGGGGGCGGGAACCAGCCGCCATCGGTGGGAGACCTGAGCGTCAGCCCTGACCCTGCGACGGTGGGGACGACATTGACGCTGACGGCAACGGGCGTCACCGATCCGGACGGAACGGTGACGCGAGTGGATTTCTACCGTGATGACGGTGACGGGGTACTCAACACCTCAAGCGATGTTCTGGTCGGCTCGGATACCAACGGTGCCGATGGCTGGTCGGCGACAGCCTCGACCTCAGGTTTGTCGAGCGGTAGCTACCTGTACTTTGCCCGCGCTGAGGACAACGGATCAGCGTCGGGGAGCGTGTCCACCTCGCATACGCTGGAGCAGGAGTCCGGAGGCCCGCCGGCGTACCAGGAGTCGGGCGGTCAGGTGACGATTGAAACCGAGATTTTCGATGGTGTCGTCTCCCGGAGCGGCGCGACGTGGGCGATGGTCTCGTCGGGGAGCTATTCGGGCGGCTTTGCGATGCAGGCGACGCCGAACACAGGGTTTGGTGTTTACTCAAACATCGCGGCGACGAGTCCGCAGCTCGACTACCGCGTGAACTTCACCACGACGGGGGTGTATTACATCTGGGTTCGCGGTCGCGGTGCGACTCAAAGCGACGACTCGGTGCACTTGGGTCTGGACGGTGTGGTCGCCTCGACGAGCGACAACATAGCGGGATTCAACAACAGTCTGGGGTGGTCTCGTTCGACGATGGACAAGGCGGTGGCGACGATCCAGGTGACGACGCCTGGCCTGCATACGGTGAACCTGTACATGCGTGAGGACGGGTTCATCATGGACAAGCTGGTGCTGACGACGGACAGCGGGTTTACCCCGACGGGTTCTGGTCCTGCGTCGAGTCCTCGTACCACGACGGGGGGAAGTGAAGCCAGCGAGGTGATGACGGTCTCCGATCGGTTCTGGGCGGCATTGGCGGCACTCCGAGAACGTAAAAAGAAAGCTGTCTGGTGGGATTGA
- a CDS encoding phytanoyl-CoA dioxygenase family protein, which yields MPLSSQQISQFRQQGYVIAPEFFTPREVEAMQAEVARFQREGLLRNVATDGDGKTPSTRQRNLQLCPTVKHSTFFRALPFEEKVIDAVSDLLGDPFILHLDQIFLKPGGDGMGTNWHQDNAYFKIADPLKGTAMWIAVHDATVENGTIGVIPSVFHEELPHVRDPMSDHHIRCYPDETRAIPCEIKAGGVVFFCYGTPHATGANHTQKDRAGFAYHFLRADQAQQELLAADRDYRPYLTGPQASGGVREYGVRVAGTWQNEVERLLSHATAAAKSS from the coding sequence ATGCCGCTTTCCTCTCAACAGATCAGTCAATTTCGTCAACAAGGCTATGTCATTGCGCCGGAGTTTTTCACGCCGCGTGAAGTCGAGGCGATGCAGGCGGAAGTCGCACGGTTTCAGCGTGAAGGCCTGTTACGAAATGTCGCCACAGATGGTGACGGCAAAACACCTTCAACCCGGCAGCGAAATCTCCAGCTCTGTCCGACGGTCAAGCACAGCACGTTTTTTCGTGCGTTGCCTTTTGAGGAAAAGGTAATTGATGCTGTCAGCGATTTGCTGGGTGACCCATTCATTCTTCATCTTGACCAGATATTTCTGAAACCCGGCGGTGACGGCATGGGGACCAACTGGCACCAGGACAACGCCTATTTCAAAATCGCCGACCCGCTCAAAGGTACCGCCATGTGGATCGCGGTACATGATGCAACAGTCGAAAATGGAACAATCGGGGTCATACCCAGCGTGTTTCATGAAGAGTTGCCGCATGTCCGTGACCCGATGAGCGACCATCACATCCGTTGCTATCCCGATGAAACTCGCGCGATACCTTGTGAGATAAAAGCGGGTGGCGTGGTGTTTTTCTGTTACGGCACGCCGCATGCGACGGGAGCCAATCACACGCAAAAGGATCGTGCTGGCTTCGCGTATCACTTTCTTCGTGCCGATCAAGCACAACAGGAACTGCTTGCCGCTGATCGTGACTACCGACCCTATTTGACGGGGCCTCAAGCTAGCGGAGGCGTTCGAGAATACGGCGTGCGTGTCGCTGGAACATGGCAGAACGAGGTGGAACGTCTGCTGAGTCACGCGACTGCTGCTGCGAAGTCAAGCTAA
- a CDS encoding NAD-dependent epimerase/dehydratase family protein has translation MRVCVIGGTGNISTPFVPLLLEMGHEVTLFNRGQSKPSSAYDAHAERRRGVRVMQGDLKDREAFEQRMQEERFDYAIDMMCHNRDDAISCIRAFRGIKHFVQCSTVCTYGVDYDWLPATEDHPLRPITDYGRNKVAADQVFLEAFHRDGFPVTIIKPSTTYGPKWPILRQVCWDTTWIDRIRKGKPIVVCGDGKAPHQFLYVDDAAPAFCFALGRSRCVGRVYNMMRPGFITWENYTRTVMKAVGRKVDIVGVPLANIIAANVPSADICATIFAHNVIYDSSAICRDVPEFHPRISLEEGLRRVIEANDREGRIGNSDELMWEDSLIAAQRRVGAA, from the coding sequence ATGCGCGTATGCGTCATCGGAGGCACCGGCAATATCTCCACTCCCTTCGTTCCGCTGCTTCTGGAGATGGGGCACGAAGTGACGCTTTTTAATCGTGGACAGAGCAAGCCATCGTCCGCGTATGACGCGCACGCGGAACGTCGCCGAGGTGTGCGCGTGATGCAAGGCGATCTCAAAGATCGTGAAGCGTTTGAGCAACGGATGCAGGAAGAGCGATTTGACTATGCCATCGACATGATGTGTCACAACCGTGATGATGCGATCAGTTGCATCCGCGCCTTTCGCGGTATTAAGCACTTTGTTCAGTGTTCGACTGTGTGCACCTATGGCGTGGACTATGACTGGTTACCCGCGACGGAGGATCATCCGCTCAGGCCGATCACGGACTACGGCCGCAATAAAGTCGCAGCCGATCAGGTGTTTCTCGAAGCATTCCATCGTGACGGATTCCCCGTCACGATCATCAAACCTTCAACGACCTATGGCCCCAAGTGGCCGATACTCCGCCAAGTCTGCTGGGACACGACTTGGATTGATCGCATCCGTAAAGGGAAACCGATCGTGGTGTGCGGCGACGGCAAAGCACCGCACCAATTCCTCTACGTCGATGATGCTGCGCCGGCATTCTGCTTTGCATTAGGTCGCTCGCGATGTGTGGGCCGAGTTTACAACATGATGCGGCCCGGTTTTATCACTTGGGAAAACTACACTCGTACGGTGATGAAAGCAGTCGGCCGGAAGGTCGATATTGTCGGCGTGCCGTTGGCAAATATCATCGCTGCAAATGTTCCGTCAGCGGACATCTGTGCGACGATCTTCGCGCACAATGTCATTTATGACTCTTCTGCAATCTGCCGGGATGTGCCTGAGTTCCATCCACGCATTTCGCTGGAAGAGGGACTGCGCCGCGTGATCGAGGCCAACGATCGCGAAGGCCGCATTGGTAACTCCGATGAACTGATGTGGGAGGACTCCCTGATCGCTGCACAGCGTCGGGTCGGTGCTGCGTGA
- the murJ gene encoding murein biosynthesis integral membrane protein MurJ, whose amino-acid sequence MRSILICASSTPEWPTKTHYIALRVALNIRPSSRPDLGPFTVRFCRAALLIYWPALAVSTHFPNLNIQRPDIAGFGFDKWLHFAAFGLLTTLLIGACLASRMRRFTVNLAAGVLAALIYAPLDEWTQRFVAGREASWSDLRGNAVGIAMGTILAVIFFLASRRLIGEPMPPASNVEGDAAFPAPLEPTSSAKTVPSESDSDHSFVGGAMVVSVLTFISRITGLIRDSYLAGAFGLGGIADAYTLGFLAPNLFRRLFGEGALTAAFIPAYTDLLKVNPELSRRFASLCLALTAVLLGLLTIIGEVILWGSLHARPWPEESELAIRLIMVTLPYMPMVCLVAVFGSMLQVHGRFGPSAGMPILLNVVMIVGMWVSLRLKPDQGTQTLRYAAFGVCVSVVIAGVVQVFSQGAVLSRYFKFTTIFAGTHEAFRGMLKVLLPMLLALSVFQINTALDNVIAFALSPQDRGPAMFHFGSFTADYPIKPGGVRALANASMLYQFPLGVFGLAIATAIFPALAHAAAETGATGAEKFCKTLRQGLRLTVFIGLPASVGLLMVGLPTIRVFYEHHKITLDDSLRIAEVLTGFAPAIWAYSMTHVVTRAFYALKDSRTPLVVSVIIVMLNLVLNLILVWPLGAAGLAWSTCICAILQNAVLLWRLGRKVDRPIDTSVLRGWTRSALLSLAMAAALWPIIYRWDPAKLSRKETMFELGVMIIVGAVVFLGGAWITRAEEIQWLRRRG is encoded by the coding sequence GTGCGTTCCATCCTGATTTGTGCGTCGTCAACGCCTGAATGGCCGACGAAGACTCATTACATCGCGCTGAGGGTCGCCTTGAACATCCGTCCGTCATCACGCCCTGATCTTGGTCCGTTCACCGTCCGTTTTTGTCGGGCGGCACTGTTGATTTACTGGCCGGCACTGGCGGTTTCCACCCATTTCCCAAATCTGAACATTCAGCGGCCTGATATTGCCGGTTTTGGTTTCGACAAGTGGCTGCACTTTGCCGCGTTTGGATTACTGACGACACTGCTGATCGGCGCATGCCTTGCAAGTCGGATGCGGCGGTTTACGGTCAACCTCGCCGCCGGCGTGTTGGCGGCTCTCATCTATGCACCGCTCGATGAATGGACACAGCGGTTTGTTGCTGGTCGGGAAGCCTCATGGTCCGATCTCCGTGGGAATGCGGTCGGCATTGCGATGGGAACCATCCTGGCTGTGATTTTCTTCCTGGCAAGCCGTCGGTTGATCGGTGAGCCGATGCCGCCGGCATCTAACGTCGAAGGTGACGCAGCTTTTCCAGCGCCACTTGAACCAACGTCATCGGCAAAGACAGTTCCGAGTGAATCAGACTCGGATCATTCCTTTGTCGGCGGGGCGATGGTCGTCAGTGTGCTTACCTTCATCTCGCGCATCACCGGTCTGATCCGTGATAGTTATCTTGCTGGTGCGTTTGGGCTGGGCGGAATAGCGGATGCCTATACCCTCGGTTTTCTTGCTCCCAATCTTTTTCGCCGGCTCTTTGGTGAAGGTGCTCTGACCGCAGCATTTATTCCGGCCTATACGGACTTGCTCAAGGTGAATCCGGAACTGTCGCGGCGGTTCGCATCACTCTGCCTCGCGCTGACTGCGGTACTGCTAGGGCTGCTGACAATCATTGGCGAGGTGATTTTGTGGGGCTCTCTCCATGCTCGACCGTGGCCGGAAGAATCCGAGCTGGCGATCCGTCTCATCATGGTCACGTTGCCTTACATGCCGATGGTCTGTCTCGTCGCGGTCTTCGGCAGCATGCTGCAGGTTCACGGTCGGTTCGGTCCCAGTGCGGGTATGCCGATCCTGCTTAACGTGGTGATGATTGTCGGTATGTGGGTGTCGCTGCGCCTGAAACCTGACCAGGGAACTCAGACGCTGCGATATGCAGCATTTGGTGTGTGCGTGAGCGTGGTGATAGCCGGCGTCGTACAGGTGTTCAGCCAGGGCGCGGTTCTATCTCGATATTTCAAGTTCACCACGATCTTTGCCGGTACGCACGAGGCTTTTCGGGGAATGTTGAAAGTGCTGCTGCCGATGTTGTTGGCGTTGTCGGTTTTTCAGATCAACACTGCGCTGGACAACGTAATCGCCTTTGCGCTCTCGCCACAGGATCGCGGGCCGGCGATGTTTCATTTCGGTTCGTTTACCGCCGATTACCCGATCAAACCCGGTGGCGTGCGGGCATTGGCCAACGCATCCATGCTCTACCAGTTTCCGCTGGGTGTTTTTGGCCTGGCCATTGCAACCGCCATTTTTCCCGCACTGGCACACGCTGCTGCTGAAACAGGTGCGACCGGCGCAGAAAAGTTTTGTAAGACGTTGAGGCAGGGACTGCGTCTGACCGTATTCATCGGACTGCCCGCGAGCGTCGGACTGCTCATGGTCGGCCTGCCGACCATTCGTGTGTTCTATGAACATCACAAGATCACGCTCGATGACTCGCTGCGTATCGCGGAAGTTCTGACAGGATTTGCACCGGCCATCTGGGCTTACTCCATGACACACGTTGTCACGCGCGCGTTCTACGCACTTAAAGACTCGCGGACCCCTCTAGTCGTAAGCGTGATTATTGTGATGCTTAATCTAGTGCTCAATCTCATACTCGTCTGGCCGCTGGGTGCAGCGGGTCTGGCGTGGTCAACGTGCATCTGCGCGATCCTTCAGAACGCCGTCCTGCTCTGGCGGCTGGGTCGAAAGGTTGATCGCCCGATTGACACGAGTGTGCTGCGCGGCTGGACTCGATCAGCATTGCTTTCACTGGCGATGGCTGCGGCACTCTGGCCGATCATCTACCGGTGGGATCCAGCGAAGTTATCACGGAAAGAAACGATGTTTGAGCTGGGCGTCATGATCATCGTTGGTGCTGTCGTCTTCCTTGGCGGCGCATGGATCACTCGCGCGGAAGAAATACAGTGGCTGCGCCGGCGCGGATAG
- a CDS encoding nucleoside deaminase, which yields MNDTEFMREALDICRQGIEFGQSPFGACIVADDQVIARTHNRVWATTDPTAHAEVCCIREACTARGRVHLPECTIYSTTEPCPMCFSAIHWARIPRIVYAATIDDAKSFGFNELPISNVKLKEIGGAKVEIVASMLRPEALELYRLWLLQRDRRAY from the coding sequence ATGAATGACACGGAATTCATGCGTGAAGCACTGGATATCTGCCGACAAGGCATTGAGTTTGGCCAGTCGCCGTTCGGTGCGTGCATAGTTGCTGATGACCAGGTCATTGCCCGGACACACAATCGCGTTTGGGCTACCACTGATCCAACCGCTCACGCGGAAGTCTGTTGCATCCGTGAGGCCTGCACCGCCCGTGGACGGGTCCATCTACCCGAATGCACGATTTATTCCACGACCGAACCATGTCCCATGTGTTTCAGCGCGATTCACTGGGCACGGATTCCTCGGATCGTTTATGCAGCCACGATTGATGATGCCAAGAGTTTCGGGTTCAACGAGCTTCCGATTTCGAATGTAAAACTCAAAGAGATCGGCGGTGCTAAGGTGGAAATTGTCGCTTCAATGTTGCGTCCTGAGGCACTTGAGCTCTATCGGCTTTGGCTTTTGCAACGAGATCGCCGAGCGTACTAA
- a CDS encoding NUDIX domain-containing protein yields MVNTSAPSQPHPHLPIKHIAAALLFDRNGRLLIYLRDDKPSIPFPNHWDFFGGHVEPGETYEQALVREVKEEIGYDLLTYAHFRDYTTISGDAYPNIKHIYYAKIAAVADELTLYEGQYLKSIDLSERHGVKWANILGQIVDDFVTSGLHV; encoded by the coding sequence ATGGTCAACACATCCGCACCAAGCCAGCCGCACCCCCATCTCCCAATTAAGCACATTGCTGCGGCCCTGCTCTTTGACCGTAATGGCCGCCTGCTGATTTATCTCCGTGATGATAAACCGTCGATTCCATTTCCCAATCACTGGGATTTTTTCGGCGGTCATGTCGAGCCGGGCGAAACCTACGAACAGGCACTCGTGCGCGAGGTGAAAGAAGAAATCGGTTACGACTTGCTCACCTACGCACACTTCCGCGACTACACAACGATCAGCGGTGACGCCTATCCAAACATCAAGCACATTTACTACGCAAAGATTGCCGCTGTAGCGGATGAGCTGACGTTGTACGAAGGACAGTACCTTAAGAGTATCGACCTTTCGGAACGCCACGGGGTGAAGTGGGCAAACATCCTCGGACAGATCGTGGATGACTTTGTCACCAGCGGACTGCACGTCTAA
- the polX gene encoding DNA polymerase/3'-5' exonuclease PolX, with protein MSTNAQLAALFQEMADIMQILGVDVFKVKAFEKVARSLEQYPVDVASIGPDVKKLQEIEGVGKGSATRIAEFLQTGNIKDHDDLLAQFPPTLAPLLRVQGLGPKTVALLWKECGITSMEELKQKLENDEAALCEIKGMGPKKVESLRKNLEFAQTTQSRIRIGQALPLARWFLEQFQQMKEVKTASHAGSLRRGRETIGDIDLLVAADTENARIISDRFIKLEPVAEVLAKGDTKTSIRTKRDSGDGVQVDLRIVTPDIFGAALMYFTGSKDHNIALRERAIKQQMKLSEWGLFDTRSSKEKLIAGRTEEEVYQHLGLSWIPPELREDQGEIAQAANGSLPKLIEMRDIVAELHAHTTASDGSWSIRELAEAAIDRGFHTIAVTDHSRSQHIANGLSTERLEQHIQDVHEVAAALKRKIRVLAGSEVDILVDGTLDYPNSLLKELDIVVASPHAGLTQEPMKATRRLIKAINNPYVTILGHPTGRLVNKREGIKPDIKELVTAAAQRSVALEINANHYRLDLRDTHARLALEAGAKLSINTDAHGPGDLDELPYGVLTARRAGATAGQVVNCMSKEELTQWLAKTRK; from the coding sequence ATGTCCACCAACGCCCAGCTTGCCGCCCTTTTCCAGGAAATGGCGGACATCATGCAGATCCTGGGGGTGGATGTTTTCAAGGTGAAGGCCTTTGAGAAGGTTGCTCGTTCGCTTGAACAGTATCCCGTGGACGTGGCGTCCATCGGGCCTGATGTGAAAAAACTTCAGGAGATCGAAGGCGTGGGCAAAGGATCGGCCACGCGGATCGCTGAGTTTCTCCAGACAGGAAATATCAAAGATCACGACGATCTGCTCGCGCAATTTCCTCCGACACTCGCCCCACTGCTGCGTGTCCAGGGACTAGGTCCGAAGACCGTCGCACTTCTCTGGAAAGAGTGCGGCATCACGAGTATGGAGGAGTTGAAACAGAAGCTGGAAAACGATGAGGCTGCCCTGTGTGAGATCAAAGGGATGGGCCCCAAGAAGGTAGAGAGCCTGCGAAAAAACCTGGAGTTTGCCCAGACAACACAATCACGAATCAGAATCGGCCAAGCCCTGCCGCTGGCGAGATGGTTTCTCGAGCAGTTCCAACAAATGAAAGAGGTCAAGACTGCCTCCCATGCGGGCAGTCTGCGGCGTGGCCGTGAGACAATCGGCGATATCGACCTGCTCGTAGCTGCTGATACTGAAAACGCACGAATCATCAGCGATAGATTCATCAAACTGGAACCCGTAGCCGAGGTGCTCGCCAAAGGGGATACAAAGACATCCATCCGCACGAAACGTGACAGCGGTGATGGCGTCCAGGTGGATCTGCGCATCGTCACACCGGATATTTTCGGGGCAGCCCTGATGTATTTCACCGGCTCCAAAGACCACAACATCGCGCTCCGCGAGCGAGCGATCAAACAGCAGATGAAGCTGAGCGAATGGGGTCTCTTTGACACCCGCAGCAGTAAAGAAAAACTGATCGCCGGCCGTACTGAGGAAGAGGTCTATCAACATCTCGGTCTGTCGTGGATACCACCTGAATTACGCGAGGATCAAGGCGAAATCGCACAGGCAGCCAATGGTTCACTGCCAAAACTGATTGAGATGCGCGACATCGTGGCCGAATTGCACGCTCACACGACAGCCAGCGACGGCTCGTGGTCGATCCGTGAGTTAGCGGAGGCAGCCATCGATCGCGGTTTTCATACGATCGCTGTCACAGATCATTCCCGGAGCCAGCACATCGCCAATGGCCTGAGCACAGAGCGGCTGGAGCAACACATCCAGGATGTGCACGAGGTAGCTGCGGCACTGAAGCGAAAAATTCGCGTACTTGCCGGCAGCGAAGTGGATATCCTCGTGGATGGTACGCTCGACTACCCAAACAGCCTGCTTAAAGAGCTGGATATCGTCGTCGCCTCTCCACACGCAGGATTGACACAGGAGCCTATGAAGGCAACCCGACGCCTGATTAAGGCGATCAACAATCCTTATGTAACCATCCTCGGCCACCCCACCGGACGACTGGTCAACAAACGTGAAGGAATTAAGCCCGACATCAAGGAACTGGTTACCGCTGCTGCGCAGCGCAGCGTGGCACTGGAGATCAACGCAAACCACTACCGCCTCGATCTGCGCGACACGCACGCAAGACTGGCACTCGAAGCGGGTGCCAAACTGTCGATCAACACTGATGCCCATGGACCTGGCGACCTTGATGAGCTGCCCTACGGCGTGCTGACTGCCCGTCGCGCTGGGGCTACAGCTGGTCAAGTAGTGAACTGCATGTCGAAAGAGGAGTTGACCCAATGGCTGGCGAAAACCCGAAAATAG
- a CDS encoding YajQ family cyclic di-GMP-binding protein, protein MPSFDVVNKIDMQELDNAINNTIKEIATRYDFRNLKTELTFDKKEKKIHIVTADKMKMDAVREMFLNKAVKRGLDIKAFEFEEPQPTSAGQLKRDVKVKEGIAQDTAKKMVRAIKDSKLKVQASIQGEELRISGKQRDDLQEAMALLRSGGFEVPLQFVNFKD, encoded by the coding sequence ATGCCTTCGTTCGACGTCGTAAACAAGATCGACATGCAGGAACTGGACAATGCCATCAACAACACGATCAAAGAGATCGCCACTCGATACGATTTTCGCAATCTCAAAACGGAGCTGACCTTCGACAAGAAGGAAAAGAAGATTCACATCGTGACTGCGGACAAGATGAAGATGGACGCGGTTCGAGAGATGTTTTTGAATAAGGCCGTCAAGCGCGGCCTCGATATCAAAGCTTTCGAATTTGAGGAACCACAGCCCACCTCAGCCGGTCAGCTCAAGCGTGACGTCAAGGTCAAGGAAGGCATCGCACAGGACACCGCCAAGAAAATGGTGCGAGCAATTAAAGACTCAAAGCTCAAGGTTCAAGCGTCCATCCAAGGCGAGGAACTGCGCATCTCTGGTAAGCAACGCGACGATCTTCAGGAGGCGATGGCACTGCTCCGCAGCGGCGGATTCGAGGTTCCCCTTCAGTTCGTGAACTTCAAGGATTGA